The sequence ATATAatgataatttatcaatttatcgGACTTATCGAGGAAAAGATGctcctaaaatttttgtgaaatggttgCAAGATGATGTAAATAGACTTTATCACGATCACCTCAAACATATCGTACCACTTGAAATGACTCCGTTAGAtgaattggtttttcaaatatctacCCATTGTCATTTATGTAAAGAACCTTTCAAAACAGATTACGGAAGTCTAAATTGTGATAGAGTTCGTAATCATTGTCACTTAACAGGTGAATTTTTAGGACCTGCacattctatttgtaatttaaattataagattccaaaatatatccctgttttttgtcataatttaactaattatgatagtcatttatttattaaagctttaGCAACAGAAAAGACCATCATTAATTGCATTgctcaaactaaagaaaagtatattacattttcaaaaaaaattttagttgataAGGTCATGAACACGACTACAAATAcagttgacaatatttttataacgcttAGATTCGTAGATTCGTTCCGtttcctttctttttcattAGATAAATTATCTCAGACTTTAACTTCTAATGAATGTCTAACCATTCGGAAACACTTTCCGGACGAtaaccaatttaatttgataagacaaaaaggtgtttttccatattcatatttggattgttttaataagttaGATGATACCAGTTTACCAttgattcaacaattttatgataatcttaataaaactgatatcAGTGAACATGATTATGAGCGAGCACAGGAAGTCTGGAATCTATTTGATTGCAAAACGTTAGGTGATTATTccgacatttatttaaagtctgatgttttgttactaacagacatttttgaaaatttcagaaaggtttgtctcaaaatttatgaacTAGATCCAGCTCATTACTTAACAGCACCTTCATTAGGCTGGGATGCTATGTTAAAAATgactggaattaaattcgaattgtTAACTGATATAGACATGGTACATTTCTTTCGAAAATCTATTAGAGGAGGACTTTGTCAATGTTCAAAACGTAAAGCAGTagcaaataataagtttttatcaaatcatgATCCTTCTAAACCAACTTCTTTTATAATGTACCTTGATGCAACCAACTTGTATGGAGCAGCAATGTCTGAATATTTACCTTATAGCGGTTTTCGATGGGAAGATCCTAATGAATTCAATGATAACCTAATTCTCAATTTGACAGATAACGCTGATGTAGGTTATATATTCGAAGTTGATTTAGAATATCcttctgaattacataatCTTCACAACGATTTACCATTTTgtcctgaaaaatttattcctcCCTCTAGTAAAACTGAGAAACTTTGCGCAACCTTGAACAATAAAGTACACTATGTTTTACATTATCGAAATTTAAGACAAGCTATACAAggtggtttaaaattaattaatattcaccgtgttttaagttttaatcaatcaccatggttgaaaacatatattgatttaaatacagaaatgcgtaacaaatcaaaaaacgcgttagaaaaagatgtatttaaattaatgaataattcagtttttggtaaaaccATGGAATCAATTGATAAAAGAGTAAACGTGAAATTGGTAACATCATGGAATAATATAGGTAGAAAACCAGGTGCTGAAAGTTTAATTGCacgaccaaattttaaaaattcatctatctttacaccaaattttgtagctATTCAATTAGAGaacgaaaaagttttctaCAATAAACCTCTGTATGTAGGTTTTACTATTCTAGATATCAGTAAAACTATTatgtatgatttttattataatttcataaaacttaaatacgGTAACAATGCAACGCTTTTGTATACCGATACTGATAGTttagtaattgaaattttttgtgaaaatatttatgatgatattaaatctaatatagagcgttttgatacttcaaattataaagcagAAAATATTCATGGAATACCTGTATCGTCTTCTGTCATCGGGAAGATGAAAGATGAATATAAAGGACGTGTAATATCAGAATTTTTAGGAACAGGTGCTAAAGCATATTGTGTGGATGTTGAAGgtgaattatctaaaaaagctaagggtattaaacacaatgtaattacaagtgaattacataaaattgacTACCAAAACGCAGTTACTGTtccaaacactgaaattattaaagaaatgaatATCTTTCGTTCGAAGCTTCATAACATTTACacagaattaaagaaaaaaattgctttatcttTCAAAGATGATAAACGTTACATcttaaacaattctgaaggtaGAACATTATCTTggggtcataaaaatattcttcctcAAACTcaggaataatatttaatttgtattgtagttattgtattataatgtttatgtattataatatgtatgtatgtatgtacttatatttagatgtaataaacaattaaagtaatttattgtttttattattatccattAACCAAATAGCTTATGTGAATTTGTTTCAGGTTTCCAAAATAGACAGCACTATCCACTCTACCTACCTGAGGTTCGACTCCCCATGgaaggaacaacaacaacaacaactttttttgcattatattttaaacaaataacaaaataaacttggtgcgcaacagacaagttaggcaaacaacattacaaaaataaaaaactacatatactaggttttttttccttatcgataaaataatgactttcctttattagttattagtgacaagcgcgatgattttctgatattttgcttaactcaatacagcatgtattgtatatatacttcatgtattcaaaattgcacatttcaaaaatcatatattcaaaatttcacaaccccaaaaaccaaaaatttcacaaccccaaaaagctactactactactactacttgttttcttggttgcatattcgcaaacgggcggggggtgtgtttaaaaaaaaaaaatggaggccagcgccatctttgattgacggctgcgctgacggcagcgccatctagcgaaaagtttgcagaccgtggcgccatctaacgtgagaatttaggcggaatttgtgacgacatcggcgctaccaacattacacccaatattaatttttaaataaattaaaattttggcgccattttttttaacaaacaaacatggccgactaatttcaaatattaattttgaaataatttaaatttggcgccaatttaccattaaacaaaaatgaccgccgccgactttcaaacttccaagatggcgacgattattattattattattattattatactacataaatatatttgcatcatcacaaatggcgtcagtcggccgcaggccggctgaccagctggtcgcaggccagcgagctgcgattacgcgcttgcgtctgcggctgactgacacaattttcacacatgcgcagtagagggaggtggaggtggtttttgaaccGGCTATCTCTATCTACTTAAACGTCATACCTTTTAAACAACAGAAAGCTTAAGATACATCTTCAAGAACCGGAGAccataaattttgtgtttctaTGCCAATTTGTTGGAATTTTACAAGACTTCTGcggaatttaaatatttttaacggTTATGAGCAACGCTCTCAaaaattttctccaaaatttCGATCTtccataaataattattggtTGTGTTGTTGGAATGAATATTTatcagtttattaataaaacaaagcgTCAATGACGGTCGCCATTTGAGAAGTGGAAGCACGGATATAAAAACTGTTAGAATTACTCAAATGCATCAGGAACTTTTTCAAGGCAAATTAATTTCCTGGTatagtttaaattatttgcgTTTCACACACTTTTCACTGaattacttatttaaattatcatATAACCGTTTTACGTTgcttaaagttttatttcacgagtgaaCTATTATGGATATCCCGTTAACGAGACATTATGTCGGTCATGTTTAAAGATTAGGTTATTGATACGTCTGCTGAAGTAGTAACGCTTTATTTATAACTGCCGgaattgcaaaaattcttTTGCTTGTCTCTTTCTTCCTAATGGTGTCACCAGAGTTTTGCAACTGTTGCTCGCGATTTAGCGAATTATTTTTACCCGTAGCGCTTTTACAAACTTCAAGGTTTTCGCAAGTGTAATTATGTTTGTAAGTGCATCGTACCAGtgaaaatttgtgttaatttgttacggaacttaattaattaattagtgccaaattctttagtttttgttttgtattaaCATCACGTTTTCAGTGACTCTGAGTATGAATCAGTAAACTGAAACAAAGTCCATCACTATGTAGCTGTTTTCAGCATTTTAAGACATGTTTGAAACATGAAACATTTTACGTGAtcattgttgtttttcaatttaacattgaaatatttttggcaAAGGCGCCTGCTTTTGTTGACTGTGTTGCGGttggtgaatttttattaaaatggaaGTAAACAGCTGGAGGTCATGACtttttgtttaagtttttCCCCAATttacaagtaaaaaattttatagaacATTTGCGACTGAAAactaattgaacaaatatttgGAAGgtcttaatttattactaaCGTGATGATTTTTAGGAAAAACAACATGTTAGTAAAGTtataaaacataaacataGACTTTGTTGGGAAGTTGGGAAATTTGTCGCTAGGTTGTGTAGAAATAGTTTAAGAAACTCACAGGACCTTTATTAAAGAACAAACAACATGTAGCATAGCAATTAATTTGTctttattgttataattaGTAAATTACATAAACAACTTTTAGTAACGGAACATTACAATGCGGACTCAACTTTGTGTTTTCTTTTCTTATGTGAATTATAATAGTATTGAATAAATGCACTTCTCATGGTCGTTTCTAGTGAAACCACAATTACATCTTCTAATAACTACTattgtttactaaaaatttGGCGAAGTTTTACATTTATGAATACGTGGGAAGCTAAATGTTAAACTCTTCAGTtcacaagttttatttgttaCTAAAGGTTGTAGCTTCTTTAGCCGACAGTTTTAGGGGTGAGAAATGTTTCTATTTGCATATAAATGAGCAAAAGTTACAATTCGTTTTGTTAATTGATACTGGCAGACAACCGTATCTTGACCTCCAAAGTTCGTTCTACTGCCGCATTTTAAAACTAGGCGATAGTGACGCTCAACTGCTGACATCAGTTATCTTCTGTTTCAGATGGATTTGTCTTCCTTATCATGCACAAACAGGATGGGCGCAGTTTTATAACTTTTCAACAACGCTAAATGACTTTCGTCAAACTCAAACAAAATGTTACATTTGGTGTTATTACTTCCATTTTTAATTAGCCCTTTAGCAGCCCTTTTAGAAGGTCCCAATGTATGCACGACGCAAGAGTCGTAAGTTATTTATAAGGGAGATGGATACAATTTTACCGATTTTTCCAAAAGGTATACGACGACTGTTCGAGTTTCGGAACAACAACCATATCAAGTGAGAGAATACGTGTGGTGTCTGAATGTTCCACCCAGATGTTCAAAGTACAAAATCAAGTTCAAAACCGTgtacaaaacacaaaatttagttaaatttagaCCGGTGGATGAATGCTGCAAAGGATACACGAAAAGCAGCTCGGAGGATAGGTGTATACCGGTGTGTTCGCATGACTGTGTTCATGGAACATGTACAGCACCCGAACAGTGTCTTTGTGAGAGCGGCTACGGGGGACCTTACTGTGATATTAGTGAGTTGTTTTAACTTTACGACCAATTATTTTCACGTTAACGTTCGTTCGCCTCGTtcattcaatttattttaaatcagagGAAAATGTACTATCTTTAAAACCGTAGAGTACACACATTTAATACTGTGTATTTATgcaatgtaaataaatacgatCGTTATAAGTTACTTTATCATGGGAAGATCAAAATGTTCTACTTTCATGAGTACActcaacaaataataatttttaccaCAATTACATTAACTTAACAGTGAAGAGACCGAGATAAATGACTAGGAAGCAACAGTTCAAGGCTGGATCAACGgataatctatttttattgtgacattaaaaaaaattccggtaacatttttattcagaatggcaaagttttatcaaaaaagatTTGTTAAAGTCAATTTCATTTCTCGTATAAACAAATAAGGTTATTTGTGGTATAATTACAATGGTTACAGTTGTTGCAACTATGTAGTGTTTTTCTATATTTATCTCCGGaatatcagaaatacgtgtgttaatttttaccGGTAACATAGCtcataaataaaagatttttttatatgtaattttttaataggaGTTTCGACAATTTACGTAAAATATGGAAAAGATATCATCAGCTTTTtcattttaacggacgggacatttTCTACAATTGTTTcgacgattttatttttattttttacgagtAGTATTAgtagaaatgaatttttctgtaTAGGAACTTAGTACCAGTTAAATTGCAACTTACAATTAGagctacatttttaaaatttgaaatacaaacagaaaaaagaaatacaaatttctATAGTTGAACaactgttataaaattttgttaatttaagaCACTAATTcgagtaactatttttaaagtaaaaaatagatgttgttgaaatttaaaacCACAAAACCTAAGAATAAGGCAATGTGTAACGACTAAatatgacggacgggacaaaaaatcttgtgtgtaaaaatagttctaaataatttattcatacaggttttaattattaaaaactaacaatattaaaattcgacagtggaaattaaaaatatttggttttgttAAACAAAGTAAGGAATAAgaacaacattttatgtttacgTTGACGGATGAAACagcaaaatatataaaaataattcgataTTAAAATTcgacagtggaaattaaaaatatttggttttgttAAACAAAGTAGGGAATAAGaataacattttatgtttacgTTGACGGATGAAACAgcaaaagatataaaaataaaaaatgaaaaaatattactaatcaatttacttaccaatttccattttctaaacttccagaaactagaaaaactcTGTtcttaataactattttacaattttatatcaatcttatataaaaaaataattcggtaaaatgcgactttggctttcttttttataattttgaaagagcTAATACTCGTAGTACGTCAGTAGTTTATGTATCCAGTTATCGTCTACaatgtatgtaaattttagaatccaataaattacttcaatttaaatgatATTTTCTCCCTAAAACccttttttcgtaaaaaatttcagtgttAGGTTGCATATTTCCTGGGATACACACGTAATTGACGTAATTAACACACCTATTTTTGGTACACCCAAAATATCGAATtgaaaagaaattttatcgaCTCAAAAACGTTCTCGCATTCGGCTTCGTGGATacaattcaaatttattcactTTTACCGTAAACAGCTATTAGTTTTGAGCTGTTATTACGTATTTTATGAAATGGtaattctttaattaaaaaataaatcaatgttGTGCACATACGTTCACACTTTGTGGATTATTTCGGCTATTTTCAAAACGATTTCAAGAGTGACATGAGTAATAATATTACGGTTTTCAAAAACGAGTTTATATTTTAGAACAGATTTTTCgcacatttttatctttcagaTAACCTACATTCATTTTTATGGCAATAGGcgataaaaatcaaataaacaaacaGGAAAATGTACTTCGGTTATTTACTAATACCTGAGtgcatttatttgcattattatAATACTTGTTTATTTCTGATACGTTTCCTTATTTGATCTGCATTTTTGCACAGGTGACGGATAcgttacttatttttttcccatttattagtttttgttcACAACAGTTATAgttaaatgttattaaagtaataaatgATCGGTTGTATCATTAATTCattatatttcttcatttaacacatttacataataaatttccattcacttttttttaaaccccgtttgaaaaaataaccgCATGAAAgatggaattaaaaattaaaacccaTTTTTTCATTTCGGATGATTTGCATTAAATTACTGAACGTAATTGAACACGTAACAAATCACTCGAAACATTTCTCAGTGAAATCCGCTAGCGGAACTGAGCCAAGGAATTTCTGGTATCATTGATTTCCTATAAAAGATCAAAACAACTTTACATAACGCACCATTTTTCCTCAAATTCGACGCTTTCACAAGTGAAAAAATTCCAGCATGCCCCAAAGGCTTATGGGGTCGCGAGTGCCAAAACCACTGCGAATGCCAGAATAACTCCACGTGCGACCCGTTTGATGGAACATGTCGTTGCGCTCGTGGTTGGATCGGCACACATTGCGAAATGAAATGTCATAAAGGTAGCTACGGTCAAGACTGTGCGGAGAAATGTAGGTGTGTTCACGGCGAATGTGATCACGTCTCGGGGGAATGTCGTTGCAGCTCTGGCTGGACAGGACCACTGTATTACACATAAccaattttcgatttttcgaTAATCGGCGACTTTCAGTTGCGACGACTCTTGTCCTCTCGGCAAACACGGAAGCGAATGCAAGTCGGAATGTCGGTGCCAGAACGACGGAACTTGCGATCCCGAAACGGGTCAATGTTTCTGCAAACCGGGCTGGACTGGCCCCGTTTGCGCAAACAGGTGTCCTTTCGGGTTCTGGGGCGAAAATTGCGCCCAGCCTTGCGGGTGCTACAACGGCGCTTCCTGCCATCATGTCACTGGGGAGTGCGAGTGTCAACCTGGCTTTACAGGGGACAAGGTTTGGTTTCAGGAGTTGGGAATTTTTCGTGAACTGTTTTTCCAGTGCTTGGATACTTGTCCGGAGGGAACGTGGGGCTTGAACTGTAGTGAGGCTTGTGCCTGTCAGAATGGGGCTAAATGCTCGAATTTAAACGGACAGTGTGCGTGTTCGCACGGGTGGGAAGGCAAGTTTTGCGAGGCTAGGGCTTGTCCTGACGATTTTTGGGGCTACAAGTGCAAAAATCCCTGCCAGTGCAATCGCGACAACACGGAAATGTAGGTGGAAGGGTATTGTggtttttgtattatttgttGTACGTAGGTGTCATCCGTGGACGGGGGAATGTATTTGCAAGGCTGGGTGGAATAGTAAGGATTGTTCCAGACCGTGTCCTTTACTTACTTACGGTAAAGGGTGTCACGGTTTGTGCAAATGTAAGAACAACGCTCAATGTTCGCCTGTTAATGGCACGTGTTTGTGTCCTCCCGGGTTCACTGGGGATGATTGTGGCCAAACTTGTCCCGATAATACCTTCGGAGAGGATTGTTCACAGAAATGCGATTGTATGTTGGTAAAATGGTCACACTTGTaggtttttaattgttattataggTAAAAATGGAGCAACCTGTTCGAGCGAGACAGGACAGTGTCAGTGTACCGCTGGTTGGGAAGGTCAGCAGTGTGATCGACCCTGCAGTAACTATTCCTACGGTATACAATGTACTAAACAGTGTGCTTGCAAAAATGGAGCTTCATGTAATCCCCAAAATGGTTAGCTTCACTAATTTTTAACACTGTTTGACTAGTCAAGCACTTTAgttgatttgtttttgtttcttgcatGTGTGTGTTTTATCAGGAACTTGTACCTGTGGAGCAGGATTTACTGGTCAGTTTTGCGAAAATAAATGCGAGTCGGGATTTTTTGGCGTTAACTGCGAACAAAGGTGCCAATGCGAACAAGGAAATTACATTGGCTGCGATCCAGTCAGTGGCAAATGCATTTGTAAACCAGACTGGAAAGGTACAATTACTCAAGTAGTTCATTCGCTCACACGGCCGCTCATTTGATAAATCATTACATAACACTGCATGGTCTAGTAAcatctatttttaaaatcgccAACTTTAAATTCAATCGCAAAGATTGAATTTAACGCTGTGAATTGTAAAACACCCTGTCGGTTTTATGTAGGTGTCCGTTGCGAAAGTCGGTGTCCGCCGGGCAAGTTCGGCCCCGATTGCAAAGAAATTTGCAATTGCAAGAACAACAGCTCGTGTGACCCAGAATCTGGGAAATGTTACTGTGCCAGAGGGTGGCAAGGGGAAGACTGTTCCCAACCGTGTGACAAGGGTTATTATGGCATCGGTTGCAAGGAAGTATGTCCCGAAGTTAGCGAAATAGCCATGGGGAACAAGACATGTGACCACATCACTGGAGAATACGTCTGTCCAGCTGGTTATATCGGGATCACATGCGAGCATCCCTGTCCACTTGGGACATTCggcaaaaactgcaaaaataaCTGCTCGTGCCGAAACGGCGGTGACTGCCACCATGTCACAGgtgaattatttttctactgatttttttgtttatttacaattaaCTGGGTTCCATTTATAATAAGTTAcctgtttttggttttttaatttttgaaaaataaaagaaatatacaTTTTTACGTCACTTATAAAATGAtgaattcacatttttttacgtatttggTTCGTtcatattcaaaataaaaagcacAGTTTGAAAGGCCTTCTAatcataaaagaaaaatgataTCGTTccatttaaagaatttttggaTGACGCCATATTGGCCGCCATGACTGATCCAGTTACGTCAAATTTGAGCTAGATTAAAATGCTAAGTTACccgtttttgcattttttgtacttttaaaaaataaaagatttacgAATTTTGCGTtactattaaaatatttgttcagGTGAGTGCCAGTGTTTGCCGGGTTGGGTGGGCAAAAACTGCACTACACCTTGTGAACCTGGAAGATTCGGAATGAACTGTAGCCAACATTGCAAGTGTTCGAATAAGGGTCAGTGTCGCCGAAACGATGGTGTTTGCAAATGTCAGCCTGGATGGACGGGAACCCAGTGCACTGAAAGTAAGTCCACATGGGTTAAATTACCGCAATTGTGACAATTTCCGTTTCAAGTTTGCCCCGAGGGATATTACGGGGATCATTGCATGGCTCCATGCGAATGCAAGAACGATAATTTCGTCTGTCACCCAGCGAAGGGTTGCGTTTGCCGTCACGGTTTCGACGGCGACGATTGTGACACACCCATTCTTTTGAGTCGAGTTCACTCGACTGAAGAAAATTCAAACATTGGTAGTGTTATCGCTGGTGTTATTGTTGCCATTATTGCAATAGTGGCCGCCGGCTGTATTTTTGTATACTACCGGAGACGCGTATCAAATCTCAAGACTGAAATTGCTCATGTACAATATATAGCTGATCCTAGCGCGTTTTCGCCGGATCGCAATCATTTCGACAATCCTGTCTATTCGTATCAAGGTGGTGCCAAACGAGACAACGAACATCTCTTGAACAATTCCAAAACAATACGTAACAATTTGCACAAACCGACGAATACGAATTTGGAACGAGCCAGATTAGGGGTGGCTTGTTGCTCGACTGACGATGATGACTTGAAGGGTAGTTACTGTTCGGATGAATTACAGTCGCTGAAAAACAGAGAGGCTGATGCTACGAATCCGAATATTTATCACAGTATTGACAAAATCGATCATGTTTATGACGAAATCAAACAGAAGGATGTTAAAGATATAGGTAAgattttataagtttttttttaaagcttttaatTATCTTGGTTTATTGTCTGTCTGTATTATATTTTGCGGGAAAAATTTGGGGAGGGGGGTTTGATACCCgcacaaattgaaatttttaaacatatgtACTGTCacattataaaatattttaatttaattaataatttataaacaattaagtaaaaaaataaatatctcaATTCGGGGGTTGTTTCCAAACAAGCCGAAATTTTGCATGCACACGTAATTGTTTTGACGTTA is a genomic window of Tribolium castaneum strain GA2 unplaced genomic scaffold, icTriCast1.1 ptg000062l, whole genome shotgun sequence containing:
- the LOC135267620 gene encoding protein draper-like isoform X3 encodes the protein MLHLVLLLPFLISPLAALLEGPNVCTTQESYTTTVRVSEQQPYQVREYVWCLNVPPRCSKYKIKFKTVYKTQNLVKFRPVDECCKGYTKSSSEDRCIPVCSHDCVHGTCTAPEQCLCESGYGGPYCDITCPKGLWGRECQNHCECQNNSTCDPFDGTCRCARGWIGTHCEMKCHKGSYGQDCAEKCRCVHGECDHVSGECRCSSGWTGPLCDDSCPLGKHGSECKSECRCQNDGTCDPETGQCFCKPGWTGPVCANRCPFGFWGENCAQPCGCYNGASCHHVTGECECQPGFTGDKCLDTCPEGTWGLNCSEACACQNGAKCSNLNGQCACSHGWEGKFCEARACPDDFWGYKCKNPCQCNRDNTEMCHPWTGECICKAGWNSKDCSRPCPLLTYGKGCHGLCKCKNNAQCSPVNGTCLCPPGFTGDDCGQTCPDNTFGEDCSQKCDCKNGATCSSETGQCQCTAGWEGQQCDRPCSNYSYGIQCTKQCACKNGASCNPQNGVRCESRCPPGKFGPDCKEICNCKNNSSCDPESGKCYCARGWQGEDCSQPCDKGYYGIGCKEVCPEVSEIAMGNKTCDHITGEYVCPAGYIGITCEHPCPLGTFGKNCKNNCSCRNGGDCHHVTGECQCLPGWVGKNCTTPCEPGRFGMNCSQHCKCSNKGQCRRNDGVCKCQPGWTGTQCTEICPEGYYGDHCMAPCECKNDNFVCHPAKGCVCRHGFDGDDCDTPILLSRVHSTEENSNIGSVIAGVIVAIIAIVAAGCIFVYYRRRVSNLKTEIAHVQYIADPSAFSPDRNHFDNPVYSYQGGAKRDNEHLLNNSKTIRNNLHKPTNTNLERARLGVACCSTDDDDLKGSYCSDELQSLKNREADATNPNIYHSIDKIDHVYDEIKQKDVKDIELEYDHLDYTRPVTTLKPHYQRMASPFGSRDLTKGDKSETE
- the LOC135267620 gene encoding protein draper-like isoform X1 — translated: MLHLVLLLPFLISPLAALLEGPNVCTTQESYTTTVRVSEQQPYQVREYVWCLNVPPRCSKYKIKFKTVYKTQNLVKFRPVDECCKGYTKSSSEDRCIPVCSHDCVHGTCTAPEQCLCESGYGGPYCDITCPKGLWGRECQNHCECQNNSTCDPFDGTCRCARGWIGTHCEMKCHKGSYGQDCAEKCRCVHGECDHVSGECRCSSGWTGPLCDDSCPLGKHGSECKSECRCQNDGTCDPETGQCFCKPGWTGPVCANRCPFGFWGENCAQPCGCYNGASCHHVTGECECQPGFTGDKCLDTCPEGTWGLNCSEACACQNGAKCSNLNGQCACSHGWEGKFCEARACPDDFWGYKCKNPCQCNRDNTEMCHPWTGECICKAGWNSKDCSRPCPLLTYGKGCHGLCKCKNNAQCSPVNGTCLCPPGFTGDDCGQTCPDNTFGEDCSQKCDCKNGATCSSETGQCQCTAGWEGQQCDRPCSNYSYGIQCTKQCACKNGASCNPQNGTCTCGAGFTGQFCENKCESGFFGVNCEQRCQCEQGNYIGCDPVSGKCICKPDWKGVRCESRCPPGKFGPDCKEICNCKNNSSCDPESGKCYCARGWQGEDCSQPCDKGYYGIGCKEVCPEVSEIAMGNKTCDHITGEYVCPAGYIGITCEHPCPLGTFGKNCKNNCSCRNGGDCHHVTGECQCLPGWVGKNCTTPCEPGRFGMNCSQHCKCSNKGQCRRNDGVCKCQPGWTGTQCTEICPEGYYGDHCMAPCECKNDNFVCHPAKGCVCRHGFDGDDCDTPILLSRVHSTEENSNIGSVIAGVIVAIIAIVAAGCIFVYYRRRVSNLKTEIAHVQYIADPSAFSPDRNHFDNPVYSYQGGAKRDNEHLLNNSKTIRNNLHKPTNTNLERARLGVACCSTDDDDLKGSYCSDELQSLKNREADATNPNIYHSIDKIDHVYDEIKQKDVKDIELEYDHLDYTRPVTTLKPHYQRMASPFGSRDLTKGDKSETE
- the LOC135267620 gene encoding protein draper-like isoform X2; the protein is MLHLVLLLPFLISPLAALLEGPNVCTTQESYTTTVRVSEQQPYQVREYVWCLNVPPRCSKYKIKFKTVYKTQNLVKFRPVDECCKGYTKSSSEDRCIPVCSHDCVHGTCTAPEQCLCESGYGGPYCDITCPKGLWGRECQNHCECQNNSTCDPFDGTCRCARGWIGTHCEMKCHKGSYGQDCAEKCRCVHGECDHVSGECRCSSGWTGPLCDDSCPLGKHGSECKSECRCQNDGTCDPETGQCFCKPGWTGPVCANRCPFGFWGENCAQPCGCYNGASCHHVTGECECQPGFTGDKCLDTCPEGTWGLNCSEACACQNGAKCSNLNGQCACSHGWEGKFCEARACPDDFWGYKCKNPCQCNRDNTEMCHPWTGECICKAGWNSKDCSRPCPLLTYGKGCHGLCKCKNNAQCSPVNGTCLCPPGFTGDDCGQTCPDNTFGEDCSQKCDCKNGATCSSETGQCQCTAGWEGQQCDRPCSNYSYGIQCTKQCACKNGASCNPQNGTCTCGAGFTGQFCENKCESGFFGVNCEQRCQCEQGNYIGCDPVSGKCICKPDWKGVRCESRCPPGKFGPDCKEICNCKNNSSCDPESGKCYCARGWQGEDCSQPCDKGYYGIGCKEVCPEVSEIAMGNKTCDHITGEYVCPAGYIGITCEHPCPLGTFGKNCKNNCSCRNGGDCHHVTGECQCLPGWVGKNCTTPCEPGRFGMNCSQHCKCSNKGQCRRNDGVCKCQPGWTGTQCTEICPEGYYGDHCMAPCECKNDNFVCHPAKGCVCRHGFDGDDCDTPILLSRVHSTEENSNIGSVIAGVIVAIIAIVAAGCIFVYYRRRVSNLKTEIAHVQYIADPSAFSPDRNHFDNPVYSYQGGAKRDNEHLLNNSKTIRNNLHKPTNTNLERARLGVACCSTDDDDLKGSYCSDELQSLKNREADATNPNIYHSIDKIDHVYDEIKQKDVKDIGISVWK